The following are from one region of the Verrucomicrobiota bacterium genome:
- the glgP gene encoding alpha-glucan family phosphorylase has translation MSKPPLSATELTDLTVGLNRLARNLWWTWNQEAQEVFQELSARGWQNLYHNAVAILHEVSDYELRVRFQDPEFAHRVRDVLQAFDAYLNEKETWGGQHAPALRQNPVAYFSMEFGFHETLPIAAGGLGILAGDHAKSASDLGIGFVGISLFYREGYFQQAFNQDNWQTEYYTLLNPKNLPMEPVLNARGEPVVCSIRIAMSEVYFQAWRVNVGRNAVYLLDSDRPENEQHYRDLTLRVYGGDSSTRIMQEMLLGVGGVRLLRTLGVQPSVFHMNEGHAAFLTLELMREKIAAGRSFGEAMAATKAECLFTTHTPVEAGHDRFSLDLMNYVANKSESQLKLSLEELMALGRVHPQDKNEAFCMTVLALKMSRAANGVSELHGRVSRQMWHALFPDMKVEEVPIGHITNGVHLLGWMKGTVRRFWRRKLNFLSSPDEPHSASGDTTTLLRHKPAVPWDAMINSPEFWAKMADPNFISDEELWALRYKLRRELIEFTRRRLLLQGQRLTQRDFIAFDQLLNPDALTIGFARRFATYKRAPLIFQQFSNIVKLVHDKQQPVQFIYAGKAHPRDDDGKRYIQHIVHLSKHSELEDRLVFIENYDVHVGRQMISGCDVWLNNPRRPLEASGTSGMKAGCHGCLNLSILDGWWREGYDGTNGFAIGDDSHPDSVEEQDRRDSENLYRVLTEEVIPTFYNRDATGIPRQWIQKIRRAMVTLVPQFNTWRMVQEYTQKYYLPK, from the coding sequence TCCTGCATGAGGTGTCTGATTACGAACTGCGCGTGCGGTTTCAGGACCCGGAATTTGCGCATCGCGTTCGCGACGTGCTCCAGGCTTTTGACGCCTATTTGAACGAAAAAGAAACCTGGGGCGGCCAACACGCGCCGGCACTGCGACAGAATCCCGTGGCCTACTTCAGCATGGAGTTTGGTTTCCATGAAACCTTGCCCATCGCCGCCGGGGGTCTTGGCATTCTCGCCGGCGACCATGCCAAATCCGCCAGCGATCTGGGCATCGGCTTTGTCGGCATCAGTCTGTTTTATCGCGAAGGTTATTTTCAACAAGCCTTCAACCAGGACAACTGGCAGACCGAATACTACACCCTGCTCAACCCGAAGAACCTGCCCATGGAACCGGTGCTCAACGCCAGGGGCGAACCCGTGGTATGCTCCATCCGCATCGCGATGAGCGAGGTTTATTTTCAGGCGTGGCGCGTCAACGTGGGGCGAAACGCGGTGTATCTGCTGGACTCCGACCGGCCGGAAAACGAGCAGCATTATCGCGACCTGACCTTGCGCGTTTACGGTGGCGACAGCTCCACGCGCATCATGCAGGAAATGTTGCTCGGCGTTGGTGGCGTCCGGCTTCTGCGCACGCTGGGCGTGCAACCCTCCGTCTTCCACATGAACGAGGGTCATGCGGCTTTCCTGACGCTGGAGTTGATGCGCGAAAAAATCGCCGCGGGCAGGAGTTTCGGCGAGGCGATGGCAGCGACCAAGGCCGAATGCCTTTTCACAACGCACACCCCGGTGGAAGCCGGCCACGACCGGTTCTCACTCGACCTGATGAATTACGTTGCGAACAAATCTGAATCGCAACTCAAACTTTCGCTCGAAGAATTGATGGCCCTTGGGCGGGTCCATCCCCAGGACAAGAACGAAGCCTTTTGCATGACGGTGCTGGCCTTGAAGATGTCGCGCGCGGCCAACGGCGTGAGCGAACTGCACGGTCGCGTCAGCCGGCAGATGTGGCACGCGCTTTTTCCGGACATGAAAGTGGAAGAAGTGCCCATCGGTCACATCACCAACGGCGTTCATTTGTTGGGTTGGATGAAGGGCACCGTGCGCCGTTTTTGGCGGCGCAAACTTAATTTCCTTTCAAGTCCCGACGAACCGCACTCTGCCAGCGGAGACACCACGACCCTTCTGCGCCACAAACCCGCCGTGCCGTGGGACGCCATGATTAACTCTCCGGAGTTCTGGGCCAAGATGGCCGACCCGAATTTTATTTCCGACGAGGAACTCTGGGCGTTGCGCTACAAACTACGCCGCGAGTTGATCGAATTCACCCGCCGCCGTTTGCTGCTGCAGGGCCAGCGCCTGACGCAGCGCGACTTCATCGCGTTCGATCAATTGCTGAATCCCGATGCGCTGACGATTGGTTTCGCCCGCCGTTTCGCCACCTACAAGCGCGCGCCCCTGATCTTCCAGCAATTCTCCAACATCGTGAAGCTCGTCCACGACAAACAGCAGCCCGTGCAATTCATTTACGCCGGCAAGGCCCATCCGCGGGACGACGACGGCAAGCGTTACATCCAACACATTGTTCATCTCTCCAAGCACAGCGAACTGGAAGACAGACTGGTGTTCATCGAGAACTATGACGTCCACGTTGGCCGGCAGATGATTTCCGGTTGCGATGTCTGGCTGAACAATCCGCGGCGGCCATTGGAAGCCTCCGGCACCAGCGGCATGAAGGCCGGCTGCCACGGTTGTCTGAACCTGAGCATTCTTGACGGTTGGTGGCGCGAGGGCTACGACGGCACGAACGGATTCGCCATCGGGGATGATTCCCACCCCGATTCCGTCGAGGAACAAGACCGTCGTGACAGCGAAAACCTCTACCGCGTGCTGACTGAAGAAGTGATTCCCACGTTTTACAACCGCGATGCCACCGGCATTCCGCGTCAATGGATTCAGAAAATCCGCCGCGCGATGGTGACGCTCGTTCCCCAATTCAACACCTGGCGCATGGTCCAGGAATACACCCAGAAGTATTACCTGCCGAAGTAG
- the rlmN gene encoding 23S rRNA (adenine(2503)-C(2))-methyltransferase RlmN, giving the protein MTADIKSQTREELEARFKAWGQPAYRVDQVLEWLYCHRVTSWDEMTNLPKALRDQLQKEFSFHTLELTRKQGSRDTTQKFLWQLHNHSLVESVLIPANPALYGDASDRHTLCVSTQVGCAYGCKFCASGLDGWKRNLGVEEIVDQVLAVERWNAAEMQNAKCKMQNEQPDMQHAIPITHHASRIIDNLVIMGMGEPLANYDNLLKALKILNAPWGGGIGARKITVSTSGLAPQIRKLADEPLQFRLAVSLHGATDETRNKIMPVNRKYPLSELTAACEFYQQKKGRMITLEYILIAGVNDGLDEVRPLARLAHRLNAKVNLIPYNKVEGLPWERPSEPVQEAFLAALEKQKVTATLRREKGHDIDAACGQLRLQTERELASA; this is encoded by the coding sequence GTGACTGCCGACATCAAATCGCAAACCCGCGAGGAACTGGAAGCACGGTTCAAAGCGTGGGGCCAACCCGCTTACCGCGTCGATCAAGTGCTGGAATGGCTCTACTGCCATCGCGTGACGAGTTGGGACGAGATGACCAATCTGCCCAAAGCTTTGCGCGATCAACTTCAGAAGGAATTCTCCTTTCACACACTCGAATTGACGCGCAAACAAGGTTCGCGCGACACCACGCAAAAATTTCTCTGGCAACTGCATAACCATTCGCTGGTCGAAAGCGTTTTGATCCCGGCCAACCCCGCGCTTTACGGAGACGCCAGTGACCGCCACACGCTCTGCGTCTCCACGCAAGTCGGCTGCGCCTACGGTTGCAAGTTCTGCGCGAGCGGACTCGACGGCTGGAAGCGTAATCTGGGCGTCGAGGAAATTGTCGATCAGGTGTTGGCGGTTGAGCGGTGGAACGCGGCGGAAATGCAAAATGCAAAATGCAAAATGCAAAATGAACAACCTGACATGCAACACGCAATTCCCATCACGCATCACGCATCACGCATCATCGACAACCTCGTCATCATGGGCATGGGCGAACCGCTGGCCAATTACGACAATCTCCTGAAGGCCCTGAAGATTCTGAACGCGCCGTGGGGCGGTGGAATTGGCGCTCGGAAAATTACGGTTTCCACCAGCGGCCTTGCGCCTCAAATCCGCAAGCTGGCCGACGAGCCATTGCAATTTCGGCTGGCCGTCTCCTTGCACGGCGCCACCGATGAAACGCGCAACAAAATCATGCCGGTCAATCGCAAATATCCATTGAGCGAACTAACTGCGGCTTGCGAGTTTTATCAGCAGAAAAAAGGGCGGATGATCACGCTGGAATATATCCTAATCGCCGGTGTGAACGACGGCTTGGATGAGGTCAGACCCCTGGCGCGACTTGCCCATCGCCTCAACGCCAAGGTCAATTTGATTCCTTACAACAAGGTCGAAGGTCTGCCGTGGGAGCGCCCGAGCGAACCGGTGCAGGAAGCCTTTCTTGCTGCGTTGGAGAAGCAAAAAGTCACCGCCACCTTGCGGCGCGAAAAAGGCCACGACATTGACGCGGCGTGCGGGCAATTGCGGCTGCAGACCGAGCGGGAACTGGCTTCGGCGTAG
- a CDS encoding sigma-70 family RNA polymerase sigma factor — protein MTPNDSELLRRYVRDRSEAAFAELVRRHLDLVYSSALRQINGDVHAAQDVAQAVFLDLARKAARLTRHSSLSGWLYTSTRYLTANARRAAQRRLVRELTAHTMNELQRADEAEPDWSALHPILDDAMHELNETDREAVLWRYFERRPFAEIGLQLGLKENAARMRVERALDKLRAALIKRGVNSTGAALATMLVNQAVASTPADLAQRVCLAVTAAAEVGGVVAWRAALWASMKIKLAVGAGVAMLLVCALVWWQFAEPKPGIPSSPDENGTSDTVLASQLSSNDSVSGATGELEPAPPLDQNKLHLLIVAAGGGQPVSGVDVSCDVLVGKDSNNTKFRSDRNGSVQIVLPTNTMSLEIRITSEGFADTRLAWRTDRGEVIPREYVLRLTAPVSLGGSVVDAEGWPVSGAQVTMHWADNPIDAPRPETHTAWVKVSTDAGGRWHTERVAPELVRQLRVFASHPDHAESLAIRVATDAETERQMREGTLVLHLGAAGTVRGLVVDPDGNPVNKAKVLIGKLYYSDSKKLETAADGSFEVRGCARGKAIITVEANGFAATGAEADVDAAEPVRIVLSRGKSLLVKVIDREGLPVAGAGVGVSPALERSGSRRDRVPQFALDTKTDADGKVLMPHVPDMDLNLGVWADGYMNVCGMNVPPDERELQVTLPPVLTVSGTVRDATTGKLVPKFQIVTGRPEMRGPYWSTIDRFHPTFEGGTFRHVYDEAVVCEATNSGYLLKFEADGYAPYVSRLIAPDERSVQLEIALQPAESRQLIVVNPDGTPASWADVGLPELAKNNSLLLVPGGFDVSYNRTDGARQKTDQQGRFKVPASEPIRRVVIASSAGYADVSIEGLADGATVQLQPWGRIEGDLPGINNQSTQNEVTFSFHGTHAPEDGIWVDPFSGFRVKPDSTGHFVLPMVPPGRHGVQELIPFKNGWSHGRKLEIEVLSGQTVQATFNTNAVPNTAGNHAQ, from the coding sequence ATGACACCTAATGATAGCGAACTGCTCCGGCGTTACGTGCGCGACCGGTCCGAAGCCGCCTTCGCAGAACTTGTGCGGAGGCACCTTGATCTGGTTTATTCGTCCGCTCTGCGACAGATAAACGGCGACGTTCATGCGGCCCAGGATGTCGCGCAGGCCGTGTTCCTCGATCTGGCCAGAAAGGCGGCACGATTGACCCGGCACTCGTCCCTCAGCGGCTGGCTCTACACCAGCACGCGCTACCTTACCGCCAATGCCCGCCGCGCCGCGCAGCGCCGTCTCGTTCGCGAGCTAACCGCCCACACCATGAACGAACTCCAACGTGCCGACGAAGCCGAACCTGATTGGTCGGCCCTGCATCCGATCCTGGATGACGCGATGCACGAACTGAATGAAACCGACCGGGAAGCGGTTCTCTGGCGTTACTTCGAGCGGCGACCGTTCGCGGAAATCGGCCTGCAACTTGGCCTAAAAGAAAATGCGGCGCGAATGAGGGTCGAGCGGGCTCTCGACAAATTGCGCGCGGCGCTGATTAAACGCGGCGTAAATTCAACGGGCGCTGCCCTGGCCACAATGCTCGTCAACCAAGCCGTCGCTTCGACACCAGCAGACCTGGCTCAACGCGTTTGCCTGGCCGTAACCGCTGCTGCCGAAGTCGGCGGAGTCGTCGCTTGGCGCGCTGCGTTATGGGCCTCAATGAAAATCAAACTGGCCGTCGGCGCTGGCGTTGCGATGCTCCTGGTGTGTGCCCTGGTGTGGTGGCAGTTTGCCGAACCGAAGCCCGGCATACCCTCATCACCGGATGAAAATGGAACCAGCGACACTGTGCTGGCGTCCCAACTTTCAAGCAACGATTCGGTTTCTGGCGCAACGGGTGAACTTGAGCCAGCACCGCCCCTGGACCAAAACAAACTTCATCTCTTGATCGTCGCCGCAGGCGGTGGCCAGCCGGTATCGGGCGTTGATGTATCCTGTGACGTTTTAGTGGGCAAAGATTCCAACAACACGAAATTCCGCTCGGATCGAAACGGCTCCGTCCAAATCGTGCTGCCGACTAACACGATGAGCCTTGAAATTCGTATCACGAGCGAAGGTTTTGCCGATACGCGGCTCGCGTGGCGGACAGACCGCGGGGAAGTGATTCCGCGGGAATATGTCCTTCGGTTGACCGCACCGGTTTCGCTTGGCGGCTCGGTGGTGGACGCAGAAGGGTGGCCCGTCAGTGGCGCGCAAGTCACAATGCACTGGGCCGACAATCCGATCGATGCACCGCGTCCAGAAACTCACACCGCTTGGGTAAAGGTCAGCACCGATGCCGGCGGCCGCTGGCACACTGAACGTGTCGCTCCCGAATTAGTTCGCCAGTTGCGTGTGTTTGCCAGTCATCCTGACCATGCGGAGTCACTGGCAATCCGCGTCGCGACTGACGCGGAGACCGAGCGTCAAATGCGCGAAGGCACCTTGGTCTTGCATTTGGGCGCGGCCGGCACTGTCCGGGGTTTGGTGGTTGATCCTGATGGAAACCCGGTGAACAAAGCCAAGGTCCTCATCGGGAAGCTCTACTATAGCGACTCGAAAAAGCTCGAGACTGCGGCGGATGGCTCCTTCGAGGTGCGAGGTTGCGCGCGCGGCAAGGCGATAATAACTGTTGAAGCCAATGGCTTCGCTGCCACCGGAGCCGAAGCGGACGTTGATGCCGCCGAGCCTGTCCGCATCGTGTTGAGCCGGGGCAAATCTCTCCTCGTGAAAGTGATTGATCGCGAAGGTTTACCCGTAGCCGGTGCTGGTGTAGGGGTGAGTCCGGCCCTCGAACGTTCCGGTTCGAGGCGGGACCGAGTTCCCCAGTTTGCCTTAGACACGAAAACGGATGCTGACGGAAAGGTGTTGATGCCGCATGTGCCAGATATGGATCTGAATCTTGGGGTCTGGGCAGATGGATACATGAACGTTTGCGGCATGAACGTCCCGCCCGACGAACGGGAGCTGCAAGTAACACTCCCTCCCGTGCTGACCGTGAGCGGCACGGTCCGGGACGCGACCACGGGCAAGCTGGTTCCGAAGTTCCAAATCGTCACCGGCCGGCCTGAGATGCGCGGACCTTATTGGAGCACCATCGACCGGTTCCATCCGACTTTCGAAGGCGGCACCTTTCGACACGTATATGACGAGGCCGTCGTGTGCGAAGCGACCAATTCCGGCTACCTGCTGAAGTTCGAGGCCGACGGTTACGCGCCATACGTCTCCCGATTGATCGCACCGGACGAACGCTCCGTTCAATTGGAGATCGCGCTTCAACCGGCGGAATCACGACAGCTCATCGTGGTCAATCCAGATGGCACTCCGGCGTCGTGGGCCGACGTGGGATTGCCGGAACTCGCCAAAAACAATTCGTTGCTCCTGGTGCCGGGTGGCTTCGACGTCAGCTACAATCGCACGGACGGTGCGCGGCAGAAGACCGACCAACAAGGCCGATTTAAAGTCCCCGCGAGCGAACCGATTCGGCGGGTGGTCATTGCCAGTTCAGCCGGCTATGCGGATGTGAGCATTGAAGGATTGGCCGACGGTGCCACCGTACAGTTGCAGCCTTGGGGCCGGATTGAGGGCGACCTGCCGGGTATTAACAACCAGTCCACGCAGAACGAAGTGACGTTTAGCTTTCATGGCACGCACGCGCCCGAGGATGGAATCTGGGTGGACCCCTTTTCTGGCTTCCGCGTCAAACCGGATTCCACCGGACACTTTGTGTTGCCGATGGTGCCACCGGGTCGGCACGGCGTTCAGGAATTGATTCCCTTCAAAAATGGTTGGAGCCATGGCCGTAAACTGGAAATCGAAGTGCTCTCCGGCCAGACCGTTCAGGCAACGTTCAATACAAATGCTGTGCCGAACACGGCCGGCAATCACGCCCAATGA
- the hisH gene encoding imidazole glycerol phosphate synthase subunit HisH: MIALIDYGSGNLRSAQKALLKVGANVRVVRQPAEMADARAVVLPGVGAFDDCVNALQKQGLLEGVRKFIQTGRPFLGICVGYQALFERSEEFNSCAAGLGIFQGKVVRFAEKPGLKIPQIGWNQIELVQSNCPLFRNIPSGSYVYFVHSFFPLPADPSIVASRTTYGETFASAIWRDNIFATQFHPEKSQKVGLQLLKNFVELAA, translated from the coding sequence GTGATCGCCCTGATTGATTACGGTTCCGGCAACTTGCGGAGCGCGCAAAAGGCCCTCTTGAAAGTGGGCGCGAACGTGCGCGTCGTCCGGCAACCGGCGGAAATGGCGGACGCCCGCGCCGTCGTCTTGCCCGGCGTCGGGGCGTTTGATGATTGCGTAAACGCCTTGCAAAAGCAGGGCTTGCTGGAAGGCGTGCGAAAATTCATCCAGACTGGACGACCCTTCCTCGGCATCTGCGTCGGTTATCAGGCGTTGTTCGAGCGCAGCGAGGAGTTCAACAGTTGCGCCGCCGGGTTGGGGATTTTCCAAGGCAAAGTCGTTCGCTTTGCCGAAAAGCCAGGCTTGAAGATTCCGCAGATTGGCTGGAATCAAATTGAACTCGTGCAATCGAACTGTCCACTCTTTCGCAACATTCCGAGCGGCAGTTACGTTTACTTCGTTCACAGTTTCTTCCCGCTGCCGGCTGATCCCTCCATCGTCGCAAGCCGGACAACCTATGGCGAGACGTTCGCCTCCGCCATCTGGCGTGACAATATATTCGCCACGCAGTTTCACCCGGAGAAAAGTCAGAAAGTGGGATTGCAGTTGCTGAAGAATTTTGTGGAGCTGGCGGCTTGA
- a CDS encoding superoxide dismutase, which produces MMAHELPPLPYPKDALEPHIDAATMEIHHGKHHNAYVTNLNKAIAGNAALEAKSVDALIRDLASVPDNIRGPVRNNGGGHYNHSMFWKLMGPKAGGAPSGKLAEDIKATFGSFDVFKEKFEGAGVGRFGSGWVWLVVNGGKLEIVSTANQDNPIMGKAIAGCEGKPILGCDVWEHAYYLKYQNRRPDYLKAWWNVVNWAEVAKNY; this is translated from the coding sequence ATTATGGCACACGAACTACCTCCTCTTCCCTATCCCAAAGACGCACTCGAACCACACATTGATGCCGCGACGATGGAAATCCACCACGGAAAACATCACAACGCCTACGTCACCAATCTCAACAAAGCCATCGCCGGCAACGCTGCGCTCGAAGCCAAGTCGGTTGACGCGCTCATCCGCGACCTGGCGTCAGTTCCCGACAACATCCGCGGTCCGGTGCGCAACAACGGCGGCGGACATTACAATCACTCAATGTTCTGGAAACTCATGGGGCCAAAAGCCGGCGGTGCGCCCAGCGGCAAACTCGCCGAGGACATCAAAGCCACGTTCGGAAGTTTCGACGTGTTCAAGGAAAAATTTGAAGGAGCGGGCGTGGGCCGTTTCGGTAGCGGCTGGGTCTGGCTCGTGGTGAATGGCGGCAAGCTGGAAATTGTTTCCACCGCCAACCAGGACAATCCCATCATGGGCAAGGCCATCGCCGGTTGTGAAGGCAAGCCGATTCTCGGCTGCGATGTTTGGGAGCACGCCTACTACCTCAAATACCAGAACCGCCGGCCCGATTACCTGAAAGCCTGGTGGAACGTGGTCAACTGGGCCGAAGTGGCGAAGAATTACTAA
- a CDS encoding DUF4185 domain-containing protein produces the protein MIRRMCFFGVIAALTFRSTGLFAADWSVTPFAPFNKLFHTRSGWIGADGDYSVALTNDTTLWLFSDTFIGEVRDGIRVNARMINNSVALQHGKDPARATVQFFYGKSVDDKPAALITPVDGHGWFWLYDGVLTKRGLFLFLMQIERSGGNSVFDFTHIGTWLGHVVNPFDTPAKWRITQKRIPHETFSAEETRLFGSAVFQDGGFAYIYGTAEPKGKGKSMILARVPTDNVDEFAQWRFFDGTNWVAGHTKAALLCPGIANEYSVSYQPSLGKYILIYTENGLSPTILARLSDKPFGPWGDPVTVYQCPEAGWGGKIICYAAKAHPELATSPDELIVTYATGSTDFWELANDARIYWPQFLKIKFSGKAKP, from the coding sequence ATGATCAGGCGAATGTGTTTCTTCGGAGTTATTGCTGCCCTGACTTTCCGTTCGACCGGATTGTTCGCGGCAGATTGGTCGGTTACACCCTTCGCCCCATTCAACAAACTTTTTCACACACGAAGCGGTTGGATTGGCGCGGACGGCGATTATTCCGTGGCGCTGACCAATGACACCACCCTCTGGCTTTTCAGTGACACCTTCATTGGCGAAGTGCGCGATGGAATACGGGTCAACGCGCGAATGATCAATAATTCGGTAGCGTTGCAACACGGCAAAGACCCCGCGCGAGCCACGGTCCAGTTCTTCTACGGAAAGTCGGTTGACGACAAACCCGCGGCGTTGATCACGCCGGTCGATGGTCACGGGTGGTTCTGGCTGTACGACGGGGTGCTTACTAAACGCGGCCTGTTTCTATTCCTGATGCAAATCGAACGATCCGGTGGAAATTCAGTTTTTGATTTCACGCACATCGGCACGTGGCTCGGGCACGTGGTCAATCCCTTCGACACACCGGCGAAATGGCGCATCACCCAAAAGCGCATTCCGCACGAAACCTTTTCGGCAGAGGAGACGCGATTGTTCGGCTCGGCGGTGTTTCAGGACGGTGGGTTCGCTTATATCTATGGAACTGCTGAACCGAAGGGCAAAGGCAAGTCGATGATTCTGGCACGCGTGCCGACGGACAACGTGGACGAGTTCGCTCAATGGAGGTTTTTTGACGGTACGAATTGGGTGGCGGGCCACACCAAAGCCGCTCTGCTTTGTCCGGGCATCGCCAACGAATACTCCGTCTCCTATCAGCCGAGTTTGGGGAAATACATTTTGATCTACACCGAGAACGGCCTCTCGCCAACGATTCTGGCCCGATTGTCCGACAAACCGTTTGGGCCGTGGGGCGATCCAGTCACGGTCTATCAATGTCCGGAGGCGGGTTGGGGCGGCAAAATTATTTGTTACGCGGCCAAAGCGCATCCGGAGCTTGCAACATCGCCTGACGAGTTGATCGTGACCTACGCCACCGGCTCAACAGATTTTTGGGAGCTGGCAAACGACGCACGCATTTATTGGCCGCAGTTTTTGAAAATCAAATTCAGCGGCAAGGCAAAACCGTGA
- a CDS encoding methylated-DNA--[protein]-cysteine S-methyltransferase, whose protein sequence is MNTSLITIESEPAKQQSLDYHRIEKAIAYLQVHYLEQPDLAAVARAAHLSEFHFQRLFTRWAGISPKRFLQFLTVEHAKQQLAESKPVLEATFDSGLSSPGRLHDLFVSVEAVTPGEFKSRGDGIRINFGLHATHFGDCLLGVTERGVCWLGFVCGNSSAEAIIEMKRHWAGATFARRPDLTESVARKIFSGLEDGKQSPFSLLLLGTNFQIKVWQALLKIPAGALISYERIGGFIGARQSSRAIGSAVGSNPIAYLIPCHRVIRKSGLLGGYRWGETRKQAMQGWEAARRFSSSHLLSR, encoded by the coding sequence ATGAATACATCGTTGATAACGATTGAATCTGAACCAGCGAAACAACAATCGCTGGATTACCACCGAATAGAAAAGGCGATTGCCTATTTGCAAGTTCACTATCTGGAACAGCCTGACCTGGCCGCCGTCGCCCGCGCAGCGCACCTGAGCGAATTCCATTTTCAACGGCTCTTTACGCGTTGGGCCGGGATCAGTCCCAAACGCTTTCTCCAATTCCTGACGGTTGAACACGCCAAGCAGCAACTCGCGGAATCAAAGCCAGTGCTGGAAGCGACATTTGACTCCGGCCTCTCGAGTCCGGGCCGATTGCATGATTTGTTTGTCTCGGTGGAAGCCGTCACGCCCGGCGAATTCAAGTCGCGCGGCGACGGCATCCGCATCAACTTTGGCCTGCACGCGACTCACTTCGGGGACTGCCTGCTGGGCGTCACGGAACGCGGTGTGTGCTGGCTCGGTTTTGTTTGTGGCAATTCAAGCGCGGAAGCGATCATCGAAATGAAGCGGCATTGGGCGGGCGCGACCTTTGCGCGGCGTCCTGATCTTACGGAATCGGTGGCCAGGAAAATATTCTCGGGCTTGGAAGACGGGAAACAATCACCGTTCAGCTTGCTGCTGCTGGGCACAAATTTTCAAATCAAGGTCTGGCAGGCGCTGTTGAAAATTCCTGCCGGTGCGCTGATCTCGTATGAAAGGATTGGCGGATTTATCGGGGCGAGACAGTCCTCGCGGGCGATTGGCAGCGCGGTTGGGAGCAATCCCATCGCTTATCTCATCCCGTGTCACCGAGTCATCCGCAAGAGCGGTTTGCTTGGTGGCTACCGTTGGGGCGAAACGCGTAAGCAGGCAATGCAAGGATGGGAAGCGGCACGGAGATTTTCGAGTTCGCATTTGTTGTCGCGCTGA
- a CDS encoding type II toxin-antitoxin system VapC family toxin: protein MILVDSGFLLALAQPTDALHRRAAAWAQQLSEPLLVTEYILCEVINSLSKRPDRPRARRIAEMVMSDPGYTLANASPTLFQAGMQFHSSRPDKEWSLTDCISFQVMQERGISRALAYDIHFEQAGFEALLRKDPPP from the coding sequence ATGATCCTTGTCGATAGCGGATTTCTTTTAGCGTTGGCCCAGCCCACCGATGCACTGCACAGACGGGCTGCTGCCTGGGCGCAGCAGTTGTCCGAACCGCTACTCGTCACGGAATACATCCTCTGCGAAGTCATCAACAGCCTCTCCAAACGCCCCGATCGGCCGCGGGCGCGTCGGATTGCGGAAATGGTGATGAGCGATCCAGGTTACACGTTGGCGAACGCCAGCCCCACCCTTTTTCAAGCCGGCATGCAATTTCACAGCAGCCGGCCCGACAAGGAATGGTCGTTGACCGACTGCATTTCCTTCCAGGTCATGCAGGAGCGCGGCATCAGCCGGGCTTTGGCTTATGACATCCACTTTGAGCAAGCCGGTTTCGAGGCATTGTTGCGCAAAGATCCACCACCGTAA